A single Lactuca sativa cultivar Salinas chromosome 8, Lsat_Salinas_v11, whole genome shotgun sequence DNA region contains:
- the LOC111906916 gene encoding uncharacterized mitochondrial protein AtMg00810-like, whose product MGDSNVKVPMAFGTKLTPSLEKSAADMTLYCQMIGSLMYLTASRPDIMFSVCYCAMKNIFRYLKLTFSLGLWYPANSGFFVQAFLDADLGGCGLDRKSTTRGRQFLNGKLVSWQSKKQTCVSLSMEKA is encoded by the coding sequence atgggagactccaatgTGAAAGTTCCAATGGCTTTTGGGACAAAGCTTACACCTTCTTTGGAGAAGTCGGCCGCTGACATGACACTTTATTGTCAAATGATTgggtcactaatgtatcttacagcTAGTAGACCCGACATCATGTTCTCAGTTTGCTACTGTgccatgaaaaacatctttcgctatctgaagctaACCttctctctcggtctatggtatccagccaactcaggtttctttgtccaAGCGTTTTTAGATGCTGACTTAGGTGGgtgtggattggatcgtaaaagcaccactaGAGGACGCCAATTTCTCAATGGtaaattggtcagctggcaatcaaagaaacaaacctgtgtttctctCTCCATGGAAAAAGCTTAA